The following proteins are co-located in the Schistocerca nitens isolate TAMUIC-IGC-003100 chromosome 2, iqSchNite1.1, whole genome shotgun sequence genome:
- the LOC126237409 gene encoding hexamerin-like isoform X1: MRTATVVVLSLLAALAVVTAVPHSQPDKEFLEKQRKLIRLFYHVQQPTIIKEEQEIAKSYKPIEHLDNYQYKDKVEVFWKYYVDYGFLPRGEVFSIYYEKNFYQAKALFELFYYAKDFDTFYKTAVWAKEHLNQGLFVYSYTVAVLHREDTKYVTLPAPYEIYPQLFVNAEVIQKAYDARLRDVESSRKEPYIFYANYSGFPVANNPEELVSYFTEDVGLNSFFAYLHYKSPFWLNPSNYSIPVFKHRGAGFFFLLQQLLARYYLERLSNNLPDVKPIDYTRPVQTGYYPELRLQNGIEAPIRPEGVYPYNFDSLYVERIQNYERRIRDAIDFGYVYGCSQHDFEKFNLREKDVTDIIGNIIEGNAESVNYEFYGSVYRYIISLFGQIADPFHKYGTPASVLEQPETQLRDPVYYRIAKRILSFFYQYKNKLQPYTRRELELPGVSIESISFDKLVTYFDNFDIELNNALSFSEPEEGDKFNFVARQYRLNHKPFYYQLKVKSDKEIDSVVRVFIGPKYDAYGRELTLEERRPYYFLLDEFNQKLAAGENEIRRSSKEFPLFAKDAPRHSDLYYSTVGAIKGENKFFLDEFRSHFGFPQRLALPRGTRSGLPLSVFAIVTPAVQGSEHPFLPFGDNQAGGFPFDRRVVAYEFDVPNVYSSETFVVHRRLEDINSTA, encoded by the exons ATGAGGACTGCAACCGTGGTCGTCTTGTCGCTGTTGGCTGCCCTGGCGGTGGTCACGGCAGTACCGCACAGTCAGC CCGACAAGGAATTTCTGGAGAAACAAAGGAAGCTTATAAGGCTCTTCTATCATGTCCAACAGCCGACAATTatcaaagaagaacaagaaatagcGAAGTCCTACAAGCCAATTGAGCATCTCGACAACTACCAG TACAAGGACAAAGTCGAAGTCTTCTGGAAGTACTATGTAGACTATGGCTTCCTGCCACGAGGAGAAGTGTTCTCGATCTACTACGAGAAAAACTTCTACCAGGCAAAAGCCTTGTTTGAGCTGTTCTACTATGCCAAGGACTTTGATACCTTCTACAAG ACGGCCGTTTGGGCGAAAGAACACCTGAACCAAGGGCTGTTTGTCTACTCATACACTGTCGCTGTGCTGCATCGCGAGGATACCAAGTACGTCACACTGCCAGCTCCCTACGAGATCTACCCGCAACTCTTCGTCAACGCAGAGGTCATCCAGAAGGCGTATGACGCCCGCCTACGAG ATGTGGAGAGCTCTAGAAAGGAGCCTTACATCTTCTACGCCAACTACAGTGGCTTCCCCGTCGCCAACAACCCTGAGGAGCTGGTGTCGTACTTTACCGAGGACGTCGGCCTGAACTCCTTCTTCGCCTACCTCCACTACAAGAGCCCGTTCTGGTTGAACCCGAGCAACTACAGCATCCCCGTGTTCAAGCACCGAGGCGCCGGCTTCTTCTTCCTCCTGCAGCAGCTGCTGGCCCGCTACTACCTGGAGAGGCTGTCCAACAACCTGCCCGACGTCAAGCCCATCGACTACACCCGCCCCGTGCAG ACTGGCTACTACCCTGAGCTGAGACTGCAGAACGGAATTGAGGCTCCCATCCGCCCTGAAGGAGTGTACCCCTACAACTTCGACTCTCTGTACGTGGAGCGCATCCAGAACTACGAGAGGAGGATCAGGGACGCTATTGACTTTGGCTACGTATACGGC TGTTCACAGCATGATTTCGAGAAATTCAACCTGAGGGAGAAAGATGTGACCGATATCATTGGAAACATTATAGAGGGCAATGCTGAATCTGTCAACTACGAATTCTACGGCTCTGTCTACAGATACATCATCTCTCTCTTCGGCCAGATCGCTGATCCGTTCCACAAATACGGC ACACCCGCCAGCGTACTTGAACAGCCAGAGACACAGTTGAGAGACCCGGTGTACTACAGAATTGCCAAGCGAATCCTTTCATTCTTCTACCAGTACAAGAATAAACTGCAACCTTACACCAGGCGCGAG CTGGAGCTGCCAGGTGTTTCCATTGAGAGCATCTCCTTCGACAAGCTTGTCACTTACTTCGACAACTTTGACATCGAGTTAAACAACGCCCTGTCATTCTCCGAGCCCGAAGAAGGCGACAAATTCAACTTTGTGGCTCGCCAGTACCGCCTGAACCACAAGCCTTTCTACTACCAGCTTAAGGTGAAGAGCGACAAGGAAATCGACTCTGTGGTGCGAGTTTTCATTGGTCCCAAGTACGACGCTTATGGCCGTGAACTGACACTGGAGGAGAGAAGGCCGTACTACTTCTTGCTGGACGAGTTCAACCAGAAAC TGGCCGCTGGTGAGAACGAAATCAGGCGCAGCTCGAAGGAGTTCCCGCTGTTCGCCAAGGACGCCCCACGCCACTCGGACCTGTACTACTCAACCGTGGGCGCCATCAAGGGCGAGAACAAGTTCTTCCTGGACGAGTTCCGCTCGCACTTCGGCTTCCCGCAGCGGCTGGCGCTGCCCCGCGGGACCCGCAGTGGTCTGCCGCTCAGCGTCTTCGCCATCGTCACCCCCGCCGTGCAGGGCTCCGAACACCCCTTCCTACCCTTCGGCGACAACCAGGCCGGCGGGTTCCCGTTCGACAGGCGAGTCGTCGCGTACGAGTTCGACGTACCCAACGTGTACTCCTCCGAGACGTTCGTCGTGCATCGCCGCCTGGAGGACATCAACAGCACCGCCTGA